In Chryseobacterium gleum, a single genomic region encodes these proteins:
- the gwsS gene encoding grasp-with-spasm system SPASM domain peptide maturase translates to MNYFNLFSNILITKGPTRILISDLQRNISELYPLELYEIIVELKSHSIETILKDYDQESRSIVHEYIDLLLEKEYGFITENDWDRNFPSLSFEHHEPSTITNLFIEMADIGVLKKIYTSVENLGIKHLVIYSLNPLTSKDFIEIDTIFKNSVLSGIEVFSPFHQKINLSFVQALQKKTVRLYSLIFYNCSKPPFKAKNEYKFSLHFLKDDLKISACGKVELKYFNTNIPKVIEAVNHNSCLYKKMGIDKNGNLKNCPLMNESFGNINSQSLEETLNQSGFKKYWNLTKDYIETCKDCEFRYVCTDCRAYTENAEKNKEGLNISKPLKCGYNPYTAAWEDWSKNPLKQEIFHSLELR, encoded by the coding sequence ATGAACTATTTCAACCTATTCAGCAATATCCTCATCACCAAAGGTCCTACAAGAATTCTGATCTCGGATCTGCAGAGAAATATATCAGAACTGTATCCTCTGGAATTGTATGAAATTATTGTAGAACTTAAAAGCCATTCAATTGAAACTATACTGAAAGATTATGATCAGGAATCCAGATCAATTGTTCACGAATATATTGATCTTCTGCTGGAAAAAGAATACGGATTTATTACTGAAAATGACTGGGACAGGAATTTCCCTTCCCTTTCTTTCGAACATCATGAACCCAGCACCATAACCAATCTTTTCATAGAAATGGCAGATATAGGGGTCCTGAAAAAAATATATACATCAGTAGAAAATCTGGGAATCAAACATCTGGTGATTTATAGTTTAAACCCTTTAACCTCAAAAGATTTTATAGAAATTGATACAATATTTAAAAACTCAGTCTTATCAGGAATAGAAGTTTTTTCGCCGTTTCATCAAAAAATCAACCTATCTTTTGTACAGGCTCTTCAAAAAAAGACAGTCAGATTATACAGTCTTATCTTCTACAATTGTTCGAAACCTCCTTTCAAAGCTAAAAATGAATACAAATTTTCGCTGCATTTTCTGAAAGATGATCTGAAAATATCTGCCTGTGGAAAAGTGGAACTAAAGTACTTCAATACCAATATTCCCAAAGTCATTGAAGCAGTTAATCACAATTCCTGCCTGTATAAAAAGATGGGCATTGACAAAAACGGCAATCTCAAAAACTGTCCTCTCATGAATGAAAGTTTTGGAAACATCAATAGCCAAAGCCTTGAAGAAACACTAAACCAATCAGGTTTCAAAAAATACTGGAACTTAACGAAAGATTATATAGAAACCTGTAAAGACTGTGAGTTTCGCTATGTCTGTACAGACTGCAGGGCGTATACCGAAAATGCTGAAAAAAACAAAGAAGGCCTGAATATATCCAAACCTTTGAAATGTGGCTATAATCCTTATACAGCAGCATGGGAAGACTGGTCAAAAAATCCCTTGAAACAAGAAATTTTTCATTCTCTGGAACTCAGATAA
- the gwsG gene encoding grasp-with-spasm system ATP-grasp peptide maturase, whose translation MILIISQNNEITTTEVIKWLLKVGKSFIRVHEDEIFDIKIKEKRIYIQSPRNCFFIDEITSVWYRRGELKFNRLPYKNSAINLNMNEYQHWLEDYVIKVLESKKHINKQSNSDINKLLVLEEAQKSGLDVPYYFLADNTENVILNKTIIKTIGGNPRMESILKNSSGMMYTTTIQEKEDKIFFITFFQEKIEKDFEIRSFYLNKKIWSIAIFSQNDDQTKVDFRKYNTKKPNRKVPYNLPKEIEQKIHLLMQSLDLNCGSLDFIKSGSTYYFLEVNPVGQFLGMSVICNYLLEKEIAEYL comes from the coding sequence TTGATACTTATTATTTCTCAAAATAACGAAATCACCACTACAGAAGTTATTAAATGGCTTCTGAAAGTAGGAAAAAGCTTTATCCGAGTACATGAAGATGAAATTTTTGATATTAAGATCAAAGAAAAACGGATTTATATACAAAGCCCGAGAAATTGTTTTTTTATTGATGAAATTACCAGTGTTTGGTATAGAAGAGGAGAATTGAAATTTAACCGTCTGCCCTATAAGAATTCTGCAATTAACCTTAATATGAATGAATATCAGCACTGGCTGGAAGATTATGTAATAAAGGTTTTAGAGTCGAAAAAACATATCAATAAGCAAAGTAATAGTGATATTAATAAACTTCTTGTGCTTGAAGAAGCACAAAAATCGGGATTAGATGTTCCTTATTATTTTCTGGCTGATAATACAGAGAATGTTATTTTAAATAAGACGATTATTAAAACTATTGGCGGAAATCCACGAATGGAAAGCATACTCAAAAACTCCAGTGGTATGATGTATACAACGACTATTCAGGAAAAAGAAGATAAAATTTTTTTTATTACTTTCTTCCAGGAAAAAATCGAAAAAGATTTCGAAATAAGAAGTTTTTATCTGAATAAAAAGATTTGGTCCATAGCTATTTTTTCACAAAATGACGATCAAACTAAAGTTGATTTCAGGAAATATAATACTAAAAAGCCAAATAGAAAAGTACCTTACAACCTTCCGAAAGAAATTGAACAAAAAATTCATCTGTTAATGCAGTCTTTAGACCTCAATTGCGGTTCACTTGATTTCATTAAGAGTGGCAGTACATATTATTTCCTGGAAGTCAACCCCGTAGGTCAGTTTCTGGGAATGTCAGTCATTTGTAATTATTTATTAGAAAAAGAAATAGCAGAATATTTATGA
- a CDS encoding TIGR04139 family peptide modification target translates to MKKLNGMKGSFSSAENKKLQRKDLKSILGGDDYKYVETDCGSSCYDKETWKDGVRISTLQIDTSLD, encoded by the coding sequence ATGAAAAAATTAAATGGAATGAAGGGTAGCTTCTCTTCTGCAGAAAACAAAAAGTTACAAAGAAAAGACTTAAAATCAATTTTAGGTGGTGATGATTACAAATATGTAGAAACAGATTGTGGTTCTAGCTGCTATGATAAAGAGACATGGAAGGACGGAGTTCGCATCAGTACTCTACAAATAGATACCAGTCTTGATTAA
- a CDS encoding helix-turn-helix transcriptional regulator yields the protein MKLRYSLLYCILFICTLYPAQNTFIDGLKGQLNEDHISVAEKFRIYNELTEYYRVSDQYSVAEKYVQQQLELAQKEKNYAEEVKALSQKGVIKLNQAEYDKVPSIIDAANAIVQKSNNKTAELYATYLNIYYRNALGELENTIKLVQKVLPVVEKQSSEILLNAKLNYLLYGIYTEWNDAENATKYAKKSIELAEKAGNKNLLSSTYSALAVCYSFQYEKSGKLQDLKPVIEMCKKAVALYHQFPGHVSAHVHAMALLNLTNYYLSYPVMTPEIRTEIQNNANEILKLTQHTTLNQGMQAGALGILSNLASRDQNDALSEQYLLKAEQILLTQQPVYYHVMINVVKNLAELYAREKNYRKAYEYETKVTEYSNLLFDEGQAETAKRLEAQYQSQKKESKLKSLTEKTASLKKEKLLYIGLGIIGLIGAFFMFRSYHFKLRYSIERENKLDTEKHEAEMEIKLQQEEQARLKAEQALLTLQQQKLQSEVLASQLHIQHKNEVLQQLQTQLSDTDINIHQMVKGENRVDNDFEKIRFTIQELHPDFFKNVNEKAKQKLTALDLKYCAYIYLGMDTKQIANLLNVEPKSVRMTKYRLKKKFGLDENIVLESFFQRVFPG from the coding sequence ATGAAATTAAGGTACTCACTTTTATACTGTATACTTTTTATCTGCACTTTATATCCTGCACAGAATACATTTATTGATGGTCTTAAAGGCCAGTTGAATGAAGATCATATTTCTGTTGCAGAAAAATTCAGAATTTATAATGAGCTTACCGAATATTACAGAGTCAGTGATCAATATTCCGTAGCTGAAAAATATGTTCAGCAACAGCTGGAACTTGCTCAAAAGGAAAAGAATTATGCTGAAGAGGTAAAAGCTCTTAGTCAAAAAGGAGTCATTAAACTTAATCAGGCTGAATATGACAAGGTTCCATCTATTATAGATGCGGCGAATGCAATTGTTCAAAAGAGTAATAATAAAACTGCGGAATTATATGCCACTTATCTGAATATCTATTACAGAAACGCGCTTGGTGAACTTGAAAATACAATTAAGCTGGTTCAGAAAGTTCTTCCCGTTGTTGAAAAACAATCTTCTGAAATCTTATTAAATGCAAAACTGAATTATCTTCTTTATGGAATTTATACAGAATGGAACGATGCGGAGAACGCCACCAAATATGCAAAAAAATCCATAGAGCTTGCCGAAAAAGCGGGAAACAAAAATCTACTTAGTTCTACCTATTCGGCGCTGGCTGTCTGTTATTCTTTCCAATATGAAAAAAGCGGAAAATTACAAGATCTGAAACCAGTCATAGAGATGTGTAAAAAAGCTGTTGCCTTGTACCATCAATTTCCTGGTCATGTCTCAGCCCATGTACATGCAATGGCATTACTGAATCTTACCAATTATTATCTGAGCTATCCTGTTATGACTCCGGAAATCCGTACAGAAATTCAAAATAATGCCAACGAAATTCTGAAGCTTACACAGCATACAACTCTTAACCAGGGGATGCAGGCTGGTGCGCTTGGTATTTTAAGCAATCTGGCATCACGGGATCAGAATGATGCTTTATCAGAACAATATCTTTTAAAAGCAGAGCAGATTCTTCTTACGCAACAGCCAGTTTATTACCATGTCATGATCAATGTGGTAAAAAACCTTGCTGAGCTGTATGCCAGAGAGAAAAACTACAGGAAAGCATATGAGTACGAAACAAAAGTAACGGAATACAGCAATCTTCTCTTTGACGAAGGACAGGCAGAAACGGCAAAAAGACTGGAAGCTCAATACCAGTCTCAGAAAAAAGAATCTAAGCTCAAGTCCCTTACTGAAAAAACTGCCAGCCTGAAAAAAGAGAAGCTGTTATACATCGGTTTGGGAATTATTGGATTGATTGGTGCTTTCTTTATGTTTCGTTCTTATCATTTTAAACTCAGGTATTCTATAGAAAGAGAAAATAAGCTTGATACGGAAAAACACGAAGCAGAAATGGAGATTAAACTTCAGCAAGAGGAACAGGCAAGATTAAAAGCCGAACAGGCGCTCCTTACTCTTCAACAGCAAAAGCTTCAAAGTGAGGTACTGGCCAGCCAATTGCATATTCAGCATAAGAATGAGGTTCTGCAGCAACTTCAGACTCAGCTTTCCGATACTGATATTAATATTCATCAGATGGTAAAAGGAGAAAACCGAGTTGATAATGATTTTGAAAAGATCAGATTTACCATCCAGGAACTGCATCCGGATTTCTTTAAAAATGTCAATGAAAAAGCTAAGCAAAAACTTACTGCTCTGGATTTGAAATATTGTGCTTACATTTATCTTGGGATGGATACTAAGCAGATTGCCAACCTACTTAATGTGGAACCTAAGAGTGTCAGAATGACCAAATACCGACTAAAGAAAAAGTTCGGATTAGATGAGAATATTGTTTTAGAATCCTTTTTTCAGAGAGTATTTCCCGGGTAA
- a CDS encoding import component protein produces the protein MDNKTLSIVSYITLFGWLISFVVGKEKSDSLLKYHLKQSLGLILFSIVLSIILNIILMVTKIGVLGILGFIPLILMIIGIINAANNVEKPLPLIGKIFEDKFSFIG, from the coding sequence ATGGACAACAAAACATTATCAATTGTATCTTACATCACCCTTTTCGGATGGCTAATTTCTTTCGTTGTCGGAAAGGAAAAATCCGACAGCCTTTTAAAATATCACCTGAAACAATCTTTGGGGCTGATACTTTTTTCTATTGTATTATCCATCATTCTTAATATCATACTGATGGTTACCAAAATTGGAGTTTTGGGAATATTGGGTTTCATTCCTTTGATACTGATGATTATCGGAATTATCAATGCTGCCAATAATGTTGAAAAACCTTTGCCATTGATCGGAAAAATATTTGAAGATAAGTTTTCTTTTATCGGATAG
- a CDS encoding DUF3829 domain-containing protein: protein MKRPLIIAGILFLSFSVISCDKLEKVKEKLSQNDSGKVNPFSVNSGDANRDIISFNNKVVKMDDEQSDFIKDFQNVLIQMEDYVKNAEANPQFSGIMPIFTPSVMLYTRQELKAPDVLGKDFQNLVDKMKETMTQLESLKKELDNYKQAEDWKDDKGKKVAEINEKAIKLIKENRTAANDLFSKLSLRADKAEVEVLKDHPLKTQIIQSREIMELTQKIIDDSYDVTDMNVYKNKFSQQYQQMEKLYNKNINEKIPSSEKQKENSYQAFNNSVNDFLGKMRIVQRSLNENNQDLNRDLDNLEREAGYVLDRYNTFVD, encoded by the coding sequence ATGAAAAGACCATTAATCATTGCAGGAATTCTTTTTTTAAGCTTTTCTGTTATATCATGTGATAAACTGGAAAAAGTTAAAGAAAAGCTGTCGCAGAATGATAGTGGAAAGGTAAACCCTTTCAGTGTTAATTCCGGGGATGCAAACAGAGATATTATTTCTTTTAATAACAAGGTCGTGAAAATGGATGACGAGCAGTCAGATTTTATCAAAGATTTTCAGAATGTATTGATACAAATGGAAGATTATGTAAAAAATGCTGAGGCAAACCCGCAGTTTTCCGGTATTATGCCCATTTTTACCCCTTCAGTGATGTTGTACACCCGTCAGGAATTAAAGGCTCCGGATGTATTGGGAAAAGATTTTCAGAATCTTGTGGATAAGATGAAGGAGACAATGACCCAGCTGGAATCTTTGAAAAAGGAACTGGACAATTACAAACAGGCAGAAGACTGGAAAGATGATAAAGGAAAGAAAGTTGCTGAAATCAACGAAAAGGCAATAAAACTTATCAAAGAAAACCGTACAGCGGCCAATGATTTATTTAGCAAGCTTTCCCTAAGAGCAGATAAAGCAGAAGTAGAGGTGCTTAAAGATCATCCGCTTAAAACGCAGATTATACAATCCAGGGAGATTATGGAGCTGACTCAGAAAATCATTGATGATTCCTATGATGTAACGGATATGAATGTCTATAAAAATAAATTTTCCCAGCAATATCAGCAGATGGAAAAATTATATAACAAAAATATTAACGAAAAAATTCCGTCTTCAGAAAAACAGAAGGAAAACAGTTATCAGGCATTCAACAATTCAGTCAATGATTTCCTGGGTAAAATGAGAATCGTACAGCGAAGCCTGAATGAAAACAATCAGGACCTGAACCGTGATCTTGATAATCTGGAAAGAGAAGCAGGATATGTTCTTGACCGTTATAACACTTTTGTAGATTAA
- a CDS encoding transketolase family protein: MKYTYTEKKDTRSGFGAGLAELADKNPNVVALCADLIGSLKMEKFIEKAPERFFQIGIAEANMMGIAAGLSITGKIPFTGTFANFSTSRVYDQIRQSIAYSDKNVKICASHAGLTLGEDGATHQILEDIGMMKMLPGMTVINTCDYNQTKAATLAIADFEGPVYLRFGRPVVPVFIPEDLPFEIGKGIMLQEGTDVTIVATGHLVWESLVAADELEKEGISCEVINIHTIKPLDEEIILKSVEKTGKIVTAEEHNFLGGLGESVAGMLARRRPTRQEFVAVNDTFGESATPAELMKKYKIDSEAVKEAVKRILAN; this comes from the coding sequence ATGAAATATACATATACAGAAAAAAAGGACACTCGTTCAGGATTCGGAGCAGGATTAGCAGAACTCGCTGACAAAAATCCTAATGTAGTAGCACTTTGTGCAGACCTTATCGGTTCTTTGAAAATGGAGAAATTCATTGAGAAAGCTCCTGAAAGATTCTTTCAGATAGGAATTGCTGAAGCTAACATGATGGGAATTGCTGCAGGTCTTAGCATTACAGGAAAGATTCCTTTCACAGGAACTTTTGCCAACTTCTCTACTTCAAGGGTATATGACCAGATCCGTCAGTCAATTGCTTATTCTGACAAAAACGTAAAAATCTGTGCATCTCACGCAGGTCTTACTTTAGGAGAAGACGGGGCTACGCACCAGATTCTTGAAGATATCGGTATGATGAAAATGCTTCCGGGAATGACTGTAATCAACACTTGTGATTACAACCAGACTAAAGCAGCTACATTGGCGATTGCAGATTTCGAAGGTCCTGTATATTTAAGATTCGGAAGACCGGTAGTTCCTGTATTCATCCCTGAAGATTTGCCTTTCGAAATCGGAAAAGGAATCATGCTTCAGGAAGGTACTGATGTAACCATCGTTGCAACCGGACACCTTGTATGGGAATCTCTTGTAGCAGCTGATGAGCTTGAGAAAGAAGGTATTTCATGTGAGGTGATCAACATTCACACAATTAAGCCTCTTGATGAAGAGATCATTTTAAAATCTGTAGAAAAAACAGGTAAAATTGTGACGGCTGAAGAGCACAACTTCCTTGGTGGTTTAGGAGAATCTGTTGCAGGTATGCTTGCAAGAAGAAGGCCTACAAGACAGGAGTTTGTAGCGGTGAATGATACTTTCGGAGAGTCTGCAACCCCTGCTGAACTGATGAAGAAGTATAAAATTGATTCTGAAGCTGTGAAAGAAGCTGTGAAGAGAATTTTGGCTAACTAA
- a CDS encoding transketolase: MSKSIEELKTLTTQIRRDILRMVHAVNSGHPGGSLGCTEFFTALYGKVMNYKLPFTMEGKNEDHFYLSNGHISPVFYSTLARFGFFPVEELSTFRKLDSRLQGHPTTHEGLPGVRIASGSLGQGLSVALGVAQGKKLDGDQSLVYSLHGDGELQEGQIWEALMYAAAKKVDNIISTIDYNGRQIDGDTDDVLSLGNLHAKLEAFGWIVLEEKNGNDLEAVIAILEKAKTETGKGKPVAILLHTEMGYGVDYMMGSHAWHGKAPNDEQLDTAFKQLYLEAPADY; encoded by the coding sequence ATGAGTAAAAGTATTGAAGAGTTAAAAACTCTTACTACGCAGATCAGAAGAGACATTTTAAGAATGGTTCACGCTGTAAATTCAGGACACCCGGGTGGTAGCTTAGGCTGTACAGAGTTCTTCACAGCCCTTTACGGAAAGGTAATGAACTATAAGCTTCCTTTCACAATGGAAGGCAAAAATGAAGATCATTTTTATCTATCAAACGGACATATTTCCCCGGTATTCTACTCTACTCTGGCAAGATTCGGTTTCTTCCCGGTTGAAGAACTGAGTACTTTCAGAAAATTAGATTCAAGATTACAGGGGCACCCTACTACACATGAAGGACTTCCGGGAGTTAGAATTGCTTCAGGTTCACTTGGACAGGGACTTTCTGTAGCACTTGGAGTAGCACAGGGTAAAAAATTAGATGGTGATCAGTCTCTTGTTTACTCTCTTCACGGAGATGGTGAGCTTCAGGAAGGTCAGATCTGGGAGGCATTGATGTATGCTGCTGCTAAAAAAGTCGATAATATCATTTCTACTATTGATTATAACGGACGTCAGATTGACGGAGATACAGATGATGTATTAAGTCTGGGAAATCTTCATGCAAAACTGGAAGCATTCGGCTGGATTGTTCTGGAAGAAAAGAACGGTAATGATCTTGAAGCGGTCATTGCAATTCTTGAGAAAGCAAAAACAGAAACCGGAAAAGGAAAGCCTGTAGCTATTCTTCTTCATACAGAAATGGGTTATGGAGTAGATTATATGATGGGATCTCATGCATGGCATGGTAAAGCTCCTAATGATGAGCAGTTAGACACAGCATTCAAGCAATTGTACCTGGAAGCTCCGGCTGATTATTAA
- a CDS encoding reprolysin-like metallopeptidase — protein MKIKQLFYLGIFIISVSSGKAQDFFTVISERSIKADPKNRTVQPEKSLTYTLDVAGMKNYFNTVPELKDSDRKDNAPVIVLPMPDGTKAKFRIWKSSVMAPELAGQFPQIVTFTGQGIDDKYATIKLDFTELGFHAQIKSAVAGDTYIDPYAKQDINNYIIYRKSDLIDKNPRTCGVKDEDDSPLGKKNAQKTVSPSVGTQIRVFRLAVACTGEYAVAATGSATPTVAQTLSAIVTSVNRVNGVYEQEVASRLVLVANETNVVFTNATSDPFTGNNDAGTLIDESQTQIDLLIGNANYDIGHTFSTGGGGLAWLGAICSSTNKGRGITGSPNPVGDPYDIDYVAHEVGHQFGGPHTFNATTGSCGGGNRNAATAVEPGSGITIMAYAGICGSTNNLAANSIPTFHTKSFQSITAKVQSTTCQVTIPSNNFAPTVNAGGDYTIPKGTPFRLEGSASDIDNNPLTYSWEQNDVGPAGDWNAPTGNAPLFRSYVPVTVPYRYFPKLTDVINGTVSKGEVRPSYARTMEFRLTVRDNNAGCAGVSNDDAIITVDGNSGPFTVTAPTTAVNWAGNSTQTITWNVANTTAFPVNAATVNIYLSTDGGLTYPTLLLGSTPNDGSETVTIPNVNTTQARIMVAAETNVFYNINPINFTITQTLGVNEASANKDVFVVYPNPSKGLLNVQFANSNEVYDITIYDVSGKLVFAKANNKLNHDKTGTFDLSYLIKGDYLIKVKSKNIDKTIKWIKE, from the coding sequence ATGAAAATTAAACAATTATTTTATTTGGGGATATTCATTATATCCGTTTCCTCAGGGAAAGCCCAGGATTTTTTTACGGTAATCAGTGAAAGGTCTATTAAAGCAGATCCTAAAAACAGAACCGTACAACCGGAAAAGTCACTGACCTATACATTGGATGTGGCCGGAATGAAAAATTATTTTAATACTGTTCCGGAATTAAAAGACAGTGATCGTAAAGATAACGCACCAGTTATTGTACTGCCAATGCCTGATGGCACAAAAGCAAAATTCAGAATCTGGAAATCTTCAGTGATGGCTCCGGAATTGGCAGGTCAGTTTCCTCAGATTGTTACTTTTACAGGGCAGGGAATTGACGATAAGTATGCTACGATAAAACTGGATTTTACCGAATTAGGATTCCATGCACAGATAAAATCTGCAGTAGCAGGGGATACTTATATTGATCCTTATGCAAAACAGGATATTAACAATTATATTATTTACAGAAAAAGTGATTTAATTGATAAAAATCCAAGAACCTGCGGAGTAAAAGATGAAGACGATTCTCCGTTAGGAAAAAAAAACGCTCAGAAAACCGTAAGTCCAAGCGTAGGAACTCAAATTAGAGTTTTCAGACTTGCTGTTGCCTGTACAGGTGAATATGCTGTGGCAGCAACAGGTTCTGCTACTCCTACTGTTGCACAGACACTTTCAGCGATTGTAACTTCTGTAAACAGAGTAAATGGAGTCTATGAGCAGGAAGTAGCTTCAAGACTGGTATTGGTAGCTAATGAAACCAATGTAGTCTTTACGAATGCGACTTCAGATCCATTTACCGGAAATAACGATGCCGGTACGCTGATTGATGAAAGCCAGACTCAGATTGATTTGCTGATAGGAAATGCCAATTATGATATCGGACATACTTTCAGTACCGGAGGTGGTGGACTTGCTTGGTTAGGGGCAATTTGTAGCAGTACCAATAAAGGAAGAGGAATCACGGGTTCTCCTAACCCTGTAGGTGATCCTTATGATATTGATTATGTAGCTCATGAAGTAGGGCATCAGTTTGGAGGGCCACATACTTTTAATGCAACTACAGGAAGCTGTGGTGGTGGAAATCGTAATGCAGCCACTGCTGTAGAACCTGGAAGCGGGATTACCATTATGGCTTATGCAGGAATTTGTGGAAGTACAAATAACTTAGCGGCTAACAGTATTCCTACTTTCCATACAAAATCATTCCAGTCTATCACGGCAAAAGTTCAGTCAACAACATGTCAGGTGACTATTCCTTCCAATAATTTCGCTCCTACTGTAAATGCTGGCGGTGATTATACAATTCCTAAAGGTACACCATTCAGACTGGAAGGATCTGCTTCAGATATAGATAACAACCCACTTACTTACAGTTGGGAACAGAATGATGTAGGGCCTGCAGGTGACTGGAATGCTCCAACAGGAAATGCACCGCTGTTCAGATCATACGTTCCGGTAACAGTTCCTTACAGATATTTTCCAAAACTTACAGATGTGATTAATGGTACTGTTTCCAAAGGAGAAGTTAGACCTTCTTACGCAAGAACAATGGAATTCAGACTGACTGTAAGAGATAACAATGCAGGTTGCGCAGGGGTTTCAAACGATGATGCTATTATTACTGTAGATGGTAACTCAGGGCCGTTTACTGTAACAGCACCTACTACAGCAGTAAACTGGGCAGGGAATTCTACCCAAACCATAACATGGAATGTTGCCAATACAACTGCATTCCCGGTAAATGCCGCTACTGTAAATATTTACCTTTCGACAGACGGAGGTCTTACTTATCCTACACTGCTCTTAGGTTCTACTCCGAACGACGGTTCCGAGACAGTTACCATTCCTAACGTGAATACAACGCAGGCCAGAATTATGGTAGCTGCAGAAACGAACGTCTTCTATAATATTAACCCGATTAACTTTACTATTACCCAAACATTGGGAGTGAATGAAGCATCTGCAAATAAAGATGTATTTGTAGTATACCCTAATCCAAGTAAAGGATTGCTGAATGTTCAGTTTGCCAATTCAAATGAAGTGTATGATATTACAATCTATGATGTAAGTGGGAAACTGGTATTCGCTAAGGCAAATAATAAACTGAATCATGATAAAACAGGTACTTTCGACTTGTCTTACCTGATTAAAGGAGATTATCTGATTAAAGTTAAATCTAAGAATATAGATAAAACAATCAAGTGGATTAAAGAATAA